A stretch of Sulfurimonas autotrophica DSM 16294 DNA encodes these proteins:
- a CDS encoding DUF167 domain-containing protein, with the protein MAKKRKNQEDKIEKEQRLQEHKEKNRWFWWEDDVLVFNILGKPSAKITKIGKPFGNQLKISVACAPVNGKATDHLVKFLAHEFDVKIKDIEVVFGRMNVNKQLRVTRPNKLPSVFKAK; encoded by the coding sequence ATGGCAAAAAAAAGAAAAAATCAAGAAGATAAAATAGAAAAAGAACAAAGACTCCAAGAGCATAAAGAGAAAAACAGATGGTTTTGGTGGGAAGATGATGTATTGGTTTTTAACATATTGGGAAAACCCTCCGCGAAAATCACGAAAATCGGCAAACCTTTTGGAAATCAGCTTAAAATTTCTGTAGCGTGCGCCCCGGTAAACGGTAAAGCAACCGATCATCTTGTCAAATTTTTAGCCCATGAGTTTGATGTAAAAATAAAAGATATTGAAGTAGTATTTGGCAGAATGAATGTTAACAAACAACTTAGAGTTACAAGACCAAACAAGCTTCCATCTGTTTTTAAAGCAAAATAA